Within the Aspergillus luchuensis IFO 4308 DNA, chromosome 5, nearly complete sequence genome, the region TAGCATGACTCCTACCGAActcacctccctcctggACATTGTCAACCCAACTCACGAAATCGGCAAAGTCACCCTCATCTCGCGCTACGGCGCAGCAAAGATCTCACAGTACCTGCCCGCCCATATCGCCGCCGTACAAGCCTCGGGTCACATCCCCGTCTGGCAATGCGATCCCATGCACGGTAACACGCAGGCCACGCCGTCCGGGGTGAAGACGCGGCATTTCAGCGATATCTTGTCCGAGCTGAAGCAGGCATTGGAGATACATCGCGCGGCGGGATCATTCCTGGGCGGAATGCATTTGGAGCTGACGGGCGAGGCAGTGACGGAGTgtgtgggtggtgctggggggTTGACAGAGGAGGGATTGAGTGAGCGGTACACGACGTTTTGTGATCCCAGGTTGAGCGAGAAGCAGGCGTTGGAGTTGGCGTTCTTGGTGGCGGGGTTTTATAGGGAgttggatgaggagttggcggaggatgagtcTATATagccagcccagcccagtccCCTTTGGACTAAAATGGAAGGATAGTAACGTCTTTATGGTATGGAACTAATGTACTTCTTTCGGCTTATTAGTAGGGTAGTTCTACCGATTATCTAGGATGTGTTGTAGGGGAATCGTTACGATGATAGGTAGTGTTGATCGAGCTACTTAACTCTCATagaactattatattatctaccaCCTTTGCAGTTCGATGTCCATACTAATACCACCTCTACTCCATTTCATACTCATAATGAACAAACCAtgaatagtagtagtcaatGGTATCCATTGCTATATAAAGATGAATAAAGGCCGTCTCATCTATTATCATAACCTACTGACCCACCCATCCACCCtttatccatctatccatctatccaaCCAACCCATATACACACCAAACTAAATGCATATATACACAACTCCcccatacatactacttgTTGGCagacctcttcttcttcctctcaatccccctcccctcccaaatAAACCACAAAACAACCCACCCGACCATCGCCTCGACGGCCAACCCCCACCAAACACCTCCGACAAAATTCCCCCTCAGGCCCTCACCCAACCCCCAGCCACCCAAAAACGGCCCTAACGTTCTCGCCGCCGACGAAATACTCTGCGAGACGCCATTAATCGTGCCAAGCACCTTCGCATCCGAGACACTATTATTCACTAGGATGACCGCAGCGGGGAGCGCGAACGTCCTCGACACGACCTGCAGTGCGATCACCACGGTGAATGCAGGCCAGACGATGTATGCtgcggggggaagaaggaggaggaagggcatGAGGGCGTATgcgagggaggagaaaggtAGGAAGGTGCGGAAGGACCGTAAGGTACCCAGGTAGCCTTGGACCCAGGGGTAGATGAAGATTTGTAAAGGGAGGCCGATGATCccgatgatggcggtggcgaGCCCGACGCGCGAGGAGGGCAGGCCGAGGCCGCCGGAGAAGTGGAACCAGCCGGttctggtggagggaggggcgcgcggggtggggaggaaggtgaaggtgATGGCGTTGAAGGCGGAGGTgtggaaggcgaggaggaattgggcgaggagggtgaggaggacgTTGCGGGTGTAGATTTGGCGGAAGGAGGGGCGGGATGATGGTGTCTTTGGGGTTGGACGGGAGGAGcggctgctgatgctgatgctgcggcggtggtgggaggTGTTGTCGATGTAGAGGGATTCGTCGTCGGGGTGTTCGGTTAGACGTTGGTAGTATTTGCTGTCTTTGTGTTTGGTGCGGCGGAGGGCGCGTGAGATCCGGTGCCCGAGTTGACGGCCCCAGTCGCTGCGGTGGCGGGCTGTTTCGTGGGTCTGTAGCTTGATGATTAGATGATGGGGTTGAAGAGGATGTTGGGGTAGGGATGGGGCGTACCTCGTCtaagccgaagaagacagcTAGCAACGAGCAGAAGATGAATACTGCACTGAGCAGGTTTGGTAACAGGAAGGGCCATTTGCGCATCCACTCCACCCCATTCGCACCACCGAGGAATGTGCCCGGTCCGAAGATCTGGGGATAGTTCTTGACTGGATCAGCTAGGGCACCGCCCAGCACTGGGCCGATGATGACGCCGATGTTGAAGCACATGGGCAGTAAGAGGAACGCTCGAGATTGATACCTGCATTTGTCAGTGATCATATCCATCGTAGGAAAGGTACAGGGTATGGAcgtacttcttctcctcgataATCTCCGCaatcatcgtcctcatcacaCCCACATTACTATTCAGCACACCTCCCAGCGTGCGAAACACCGCAGCAGCCACAAACGACCGCGAGAACCCGAATCCCAAGCACGAGATACACGTCCCCAGCGACCCGATCAGCAacactctcttcctccccatccactccgcATCAGCTAGCCGTCCCCACCACACAGCCGTCAGGAACTGCGCCGCAGTGAAACTGCCCTGCAAGATGCCTGCCTGTCCGGAGATAGTCGAGTCCGGTAAGGACGGGTCGAACGACTTGAGCTGGTAGAACATGTACGCTTGCAGGGAGGTCTGGGTGAGTGGCTCTGAGAGACGGGCGATGGTGAGGATAGCGAGTTGGCTCTTTTTCGGTAGTGAAGACCATGTTACGGGTTTCTCGTCGgcgtcgttgttgttgtcttcgttggggttggggtcgTCTTCGTTCGCGATCAGGTTGGTAttttcttcgtcgtcatcgtcgctggAGCTAAagctgtcgctgtcgctgtcaCTGAAGCTgctgtcatcgtcgtcgtcgctaCTGTTGTGATCATCTACTGATAAGCGCTGCGACTGAGAGAATTCGGGCATAGGCGCCGGCGCAAGTATACGGGTCTGCGCCGAGCTGCCGTCGTGGATGGCAGTGTTGACGCTGTCTTGGTCGCCGTCGATGGAGGAATCGACTGACATGGCGGGCGACAAGAATTGGGTGTCCGGATTCTTGCGGAGGCGTGAGGCGTCGGCCTCGGGCGCGGagatagcagcagtagtatcTACATGATTGTCGGTGTGGGAGTTGCGGATCTCGGGTGGTTGTGTGGAGGTCATATATAGCTATTGTCGTGAAGAACAGTAGGAGAATCTGGGGAAGCCGTCAGGTACTTCAAAGTCAAAGTTCAACGGGGACGATAAAATCTacggaaaaagaaaagggtggGAACAAatctggggagaagaagaaagtggaTAAGAAGAAAGCCGAAGAGGCGATGAGCCAAAGATTCGCCCGAAGCTTGTCATCCCCGCTAAACCTGCCTCGGGTTTAGTCGCCGCGACTTTGCCGATGCCTGATTCTGTATAAACGAGGATGCGACATGCATATCACTCCCcattcttctcatcctgcaCTGTGTAACACCGCGTCCCTTACATGGCTAGGTACCCCCTACTCAGTTAAACGAATATTGCATGTACGCAAGCATTGACTCATCTGTGCTACCGTTTCAAAACATCCATATCCAATACCATCCCAGACAGGCAGTAATCAATTCAACAAGGCTAGGCACTCCCTGAAACCGCATCAGAACGCCGTATCCAACACTATTAAGgacaaaaagaagaaaagaagaagaaaaaggaaggaagaaagaggggcgAAGGGCAAGTCCGATCGCATCCTGTTGCGAGATCAACACCTGGACGGAGATCTTATTCAGTCCGTCGACGTCCATGAACAACCTCAAGCAACAGACACATGAACGAGTCCGAGGACTCTCGAAGACAGTCACACACCACATGCATGGCGGACACATTCCTTGAGGATCAACTCAAAGACCCTGCGCATCATCGCGTTCTCAAAAACCAGGGACATACACAATGTCAGTCGGAAACCTGATCCGAAAACATTACATCTGCACAAGACTAGGAGAGcgtgagagaaaagaaagaaatgaaagACAAGGGGAATAGAGAAAAATACACAGTTAGAATCACACATGCTCAAGACCAATGTAACAaatcaaggaaaagaaaagagcgGTAGCTCAGTGGTATTCAACTAGCTGCGACGGCTTCCACCAGTCCTGCCCGTCATCTCCAGCGTACTTTCAAACCCCTCCCAAGGaagctcatcatcgtcttccgaGTCCGGTTCCTTGCGACAGGACTTGTCCGTGGTGGCGGTGACGTCTGCTGTCCGTCCTGCCGTATCAATTCCAATCGACTGAAGAGTCActtccatctcctgctccgTCATCTCACGGCCATTCTGCTTCTGGCCTTCAAGGACGTCGTACAGCGCATAAATCTGGTCGGCCTTCATGTCGATATCCTTCAACAGCTTCTCGATCTTCTCGCCCACAGACTTCCTCTGTCGCTTGCTCAGCGAGGCATCCAGCTTGTTGTACGAGCCCTGGTATGCCACCAGCTGCATCTTCAGGTGGGCCAGCTCATCTTCCAAAGCCTTGAGCACGGTCGCGAGGGCAAGCTCTGGCGATTGCGCGGGGCGCATGGTAGGCTCCTCATTGTAGACAGACGGCTCGGGCATACGCTCTGAAACGGGAACGGGCTTCGGAATCTTCACTGCCTCTGCAGTATGTTCACAAGAGGCACCTGGAATGGACTGCTTGCAGACCGTGCAGTTTTTGCCATTGTGCTTAGTGGCACTGTCAAGTGCACGCTGAGCAGGTTCAGGAAGCTTTGAAAGATTGTTCTCGACCAGATGCGCGGGGTTGAACGTAATATCAGGCAAGATAAAGGCCGAGGTCATCTCTTCGGCCATCCTCCGCCGGCGTCGCTGGGAAGCAGCAGCCCCGGAGTTGTCCGAATGCCGTCTGGGGCGTTCGACAGGCACCGACAAGTTACTTTCTCCTTCAGTCATGCTAGCCTTGGAGTTGGCGGTCAAGTCACCCATGGCCGAGGCGGGTCTAGATGGCAACCCCTTGCTTTCTTTGAGGGAAGACTTTCTGGGAATCGTCGACTTAGCCAGGCTCTGCCGGGTCGTGTTTCCGGTCTCGTTTGCAGTCTGCTCTTTGCTTGTACTCGACTGCCGCCGTTTCCGAGCCAGGCGTTCCTCTTCCAGCGTCTTCCGTAGTTGAGCGATTTCACGTTCCTGAAATCAGAGTAAGTACGGGTGTGCAATGTGGCAAGAACTTGAAAGGCAACTTACATCAACGAAGCTCAGCAGGGTCAAATCCTGCTCCGTTGCATTGGATTTCTTGGTGTTTCCAGTGACCTCACCACTCGATTCAACAGGCtctgtctcctccacctcttcGACAACCACTCTCTTGACGCGCTGTTTGCCAGTGTTCGACTGCTTCCTGGTACTCACATCACTGCTCTCCGACCGGCTCTTGGACTTTCCTGATCTCGACTTCGACTTTTCCCTGGTCTGGGGGACGTCGATCGAAAACAGTGCCTCTTCTGCACGCTCCTTTTCAAGCCGGGAAATTTCCTTATCAACCTGCGTCGAGATCTTGGCGCGCGAATCTTCCTGACGTCTAGACTTGGATCGCGAGCTCTTCCCAGTGACCTCGCGGGTGCTTCGGCTCGTATGCTTGCTATGCTGCGTATCGATTTGGCTATCCTCGTCGCTTGCATCAGTCATAGAAGACTGCTCTGACTCGACTGTGTCCTCACGTGCTCTGGAGCCTGCGGCCAAGATCTTCGATATCTGCGACTTCAAGTCTGCATTCTCCTGGCGCAGACTCTCATTCTCGCTCTTGAGGTCTTGACTCTCCAGATATGCAACTCCCAATTGAGAGACTGCCATGTCTCGTTCTCGGTTCAGCCGCTTTAAAGTCGATTCCTGAATCTGGGCCTTTCTTTCGATAATGTCGAGTTTGTTCTGCAGAGCCAGGTTGGCGGCATCTAGTTCTGCATACAGAGTTAGCTCAGTATCGCGATGACCAAGATAGAAGTGCT harbors:
- a CDS encoding putative MFS multidrug transporter (COG:G;~EggNog:ENOG410QE1F;~InterPro:IPR020846,IPR011701,IPR036259;~PFAM:PF07690;~TransMembrane:11 (o201-219i231-249o255-278i290-313o343-365i453-478o505-527i539-557o563-590i602-626o638-657i);~go_function: GO:0022857 - transmembrane transporter activity [Evidence IEA];~go_process: GO:0055085 - transmembrane transport [Evidence IEA]) is translated as MTSTQPPEIRNSHTDNHVDTTAAISAPEADASRLRKNPDTQFLSPAMSVDSSIDGDQDSVNTAIHDGSSAQTRILAPAPMPEFSQSQRLSVDDHNSSDDDDDSSFSDSDSDSFSSSDDDDEENTNLIANEDDPNPNEDNNNDADEKPVTWSSLPKKSQLAILTIARLSEPLTQTSLQAYMFYQLKSFDPSLPDSTISGQAGILQGSFTAAQFLTAVWWGRLADAEWMGRKRVLLIGSLGTCISCLGFGFSRSFVAAAVFRTLGGVLNSNVGVMRTMIAEIIEEKKYQSRAFLLLPMCFNIGVIIGPVLGGALADPVKNYPQIFGPGTFLGGANGVEWMRKWPFLLPNLLSAVFIFCSLLAVFFGLDETHETARHRSDWGRQLGHRISRALRRTKHKDSKYYQRLTEHPDDESLYIDNTSHHRRSISISSRSSRPTPKTPSSRPSFRQIYTRNVLLTLLAQFLLAFHTSAFNAITFTFLPTPRAPPSTRTGWFHFSGGLGLPSSRVGLATAIIGIIGLPLQIFIYPWVQGYLGTLRSFRTFLPFSSLAYALMPFLLLLPPAAYIVWPAFTVVIALQVVSRTFALPAAVILVNNSVSDAKVLGTINGVSQSISSAARTLGPFLGGWGLGEGLRGNFVGGVWWGLAVEAMVGWVVLWFIWEGRGIERKKKRSANK
- a CDS encoding uncharacterized protein (TransMembrane:2 (o56-76i83-100o)) — protein: MCPPCMWCVTVFESPRTRSCVCCLRLFMDVDGLNKISVQVLISQQDAIGLALRPSFFLPFSSSFLLFVLNSVGYGVLMRFQGVPSLVELITACLGWYWIWMF
- a CDS encoding uncharacterized protein (COG:S;~EggNog:ENOG410PTPW;~InterPro:IPR024957,IPR025925;~PFAM:PF06657,PF14197;~go_function: GO:0008017 - microtubule binding [Evidence IEA]), whose product is MSREATTNSFASFGSDFDPEHEALASTKELGHGSPRLPSMHTNARKRHEYEEEEPDYAFNTSTFEQYLPDFSPVGTSEEEEEADNDDSISIEAGRGPTKPPRRLDDSRNSYMSIENSVRSSSPAVRLDYPTSNTPQKSALRNPARRAVSDSLRKDAQIRRASLAHKENVDPHTAKSNRKERRTLSDMHAKVRDTYEGSLIEDERPPAMANSTRPTRFGNPNLSHQIADAVEKASQEAYARELRRGKSSNSSRNMANNAGDTATQQSFLLPDLPNLSELVSGVYEDGTPVYSRQNRARTTRFVSPPHDATDVSLTREHMPLDAVPIPEDEKALFVSLRLLQDKVAELERSKSDAERRLDDMKRENEALRANKRSKDKHGRSRPYESDEDDYRRDQLANENQKLDAANLALQNKLDIIERKAQIQESTLKRLNRERDMAVSQLGVAYLESQDLKSENESLRQENADLKSQISKILAAGSRAREDTVESEQSSMTDASDEDSQIDTQHSKHTSRSTREVTGKSSRSKSRRQEDSRAKISTQVDKEISRLEKERAEEALFSIDVPQTREKSKSRSGKSKSRSESSDVSTRKQSNTGKQRVKRVVVEEVEETEPVESSGEVTGNTKKSNATEQDLTLLSFVDEREIAQLRKTLEEERLARKRRQSSTSKEQTANETGNTTRQSLAKSTIPRKSSLKESKGLPSRPASAMGDLTANSKASMTEGESNLSVPVERPRRHSDNSGAAASQRRRRRMAEEMTSAFILPDITFNPAHLVENNLSKLPEPAQRALDSATKHNGKNCTVCKQSIPGASCEHTAEAVKIPKPVPVSERMPEPSVYNEEPTMRPAQSPELALATVLKALEDELAHLKMQLVAYQGSYNKLDASLSKRQRKSVGEKIEKLLKDIDMKADQIYALYDVLEGQKQNGREMTEQEMEVTLQSIGIDTAGRTADVTATTDKSCRKEPDSEDDDELPWEGFESTLEMTGRTGGSRRS